One part of the Micrococcus sp. 2A genome encodes these proteins:
- the rpsA gene encoding 30S ribosomal protein S1 — protein MTTTSNAPQVAVNDIGTAEELLAAIDATIKYFNDGDLVEGTVVKVDRDEVLLDIGYKTEGVIPSRELSIKHDVDPDEVVAVGDSVEALVLTKEDKEGRLILSKKRAQYERAWGDIEKIKEEDGVVEGTVIEVVKGGLIIDIGLRGFLPASLVEMRRVRDLAPYIGQKLEAKIIELDKNRNNVVLSRRAWLEQTQSEVRSNFLHKLEKGQVRQGVVSSIVNFGAFVDLGGVDGLVHVSELSWKHIDHPSEVVEVGKEVTVEVLEVDMDRERVSLSLKATQEDPWQLFARTHALGQVVPGKVTKLVPFGAFVRVEDGIEGLVHISELASRHIDTAEQVVSVNDELFVKVIDIDLERRRISLSLKQANEGVDPDGTEFDPALYGMAAEYDEEGNYKYPEGFDVETNEWMEGFESERAAWEQQYADAQTRWEAHKEQVRRSVEEEAQAGTESSSAGAGASTYSSEAPASDGGTLASDEALAALREKLTGN, from the coding sequence ATGACCACCACTTCCAACGCCCCCCAGGTTGCCGTCAACGACATCGGCACCGCCGAGGAGCTGCTCGCCGCGATCGACGCGACCATCAAGTACTTCAACGATGGCGACCTCGTCGAGGGCACCGTCGTCAAGGTGGACCGCGACGAGGTCCTGCTCGACATCGGGTACAAGACCGAGGGCGTCATCCCCTCCCGCGAGCTGTCCATCAAGCACGACGTGGACCCGGATGAGGTCGTGGCCGTGGGCGACTCCGTCGAGGCCCTCGTCCTCACCAAGGAGGACAAGGAAGGCCGCCTGATCCTCTCCAAGAAGCGCGCGCAGTACGAGCGCGCCTGGGGCGACATCGAGAAGATCAAGGAGGAGGACGGCGTCGTCGAGGGCACCGTCATCGAGGTCGTCAAGGGCGGCCTCATCATCGACATCGGCCTCCGCGGCTTCCTCCCCGCCTCGCTGGTGGAGATGCGCCGCGTGCGCGACCTGGCCCCCTACATCGGCCAGAAGCTCGAGGCGAAGATCATCGAGCTGGACAAGAACCGCAACAACGTGGTGCTCTCCCGCCGTGCCTGGCTCGAGCAGACCCAGTCCGAGGTCCGCTCCAACTTCCTCCACAAGCTGGAGAAGGGCCAGGTCCGTCAGGGCGTCGTGTCCTCGATCGTCAACTTCGGCGCGTTCGTCGACCTGGGCGGCGTGGACGGCCTCGTGCACGTCTCCGAGCTCTCCTGGAAGCACATCGACCACCCGTCCGAGGTCGTCGAGGTCGGCAAGGAGGTCACCGTCGAGGTCCTCGAGGTCGACATGGACCGCGAGCGTGTCTCCCTGTCGCTGAAGGCGACCCAGGAGGATCCGTGGCAGCTCTTCGCCCGGACCCACGCCCTGGGCCAGGTCGTGCCCGGCAAGGTCACCAAGCTCGTCCCCTTCGGCGCGTTCGTGCGCGTCGAGGACGGCATCGAGGGCCTCGTGCACATCTCCGAGCTGGCCTCGCGCCACATCGACACCGCCGAGCAGGTCGTGTCGGTCAACGACGAGCTGTTCGTCAAGGTCATCGACATCGACCTCGAGCGTCGCCGCATCTCCCTCTCCCTCAAGCAGGCCAACGAGGGCGTGGACCCGGACGGCACCGAGTTCGACCCCGCGCTCTACGGCATGGCCGCCGAGTACGACGAGGAGGGGAACTACAAGTACCCCGAGGGCTTCGACGTCGAGACCAACGAGTGGATGGAGGGCTTCGAGTCCGAGCGCGCGGCGTGGGAGCAGCAGTACGCCGACGCCCAGACCCGCTGGGAGGCCCACAAGGAGCAGGTGCGTCGCTCCGTCGAGGAGGAGGCCCAGGCGGGCACCGAGTCCTCCTCCGCCGGCGCCGGCGCCTCCACGTACTCCTCCGAGGCCCCGGCCTCCGACGGCGGCACCCTCGCCTCCGACGAGGCCCTCGCCGCCCTGCGCGAGAAGCTGACCGGCAACTGA
- a CDS encoding class I SAM-dependent methyltransferase, whose amino-acid sequence MTTTSHDDRGRVPAGVTPDVVLGGLPDDLTRGVPWESLTRWPLPAEAGRAAHDAADVLLLDTLAGWLACGHAAGPVVVLEDRHGALTLPLLAAGHDVRLAQDDASAERSVRANLERWRAEGLLRDSAGSLTHAELDDRLVRGARTVLLPLPRSLDELDRIARILARGADPSVVVLAGGRDKHMSPRMNAVLAASFQDVVANRGRRKARVLTARAPRAGVAPRPHDETTAALPGIGPVRLVAEAGTFGGAHADPGSRLLLEALAEDPRPPARAVDLGCGNGLIAVGAARLWPHARITATDQSAVAVASTRATAEANGLAERIEAVRDDALASWADASEERILLNPPFHDGNAVDPTVAHRLFEAAARVLAPEGELWCVWNSHLHHRGILQSVVGPTRQVARNRTFTVTASTRRG is encoded by the coding sequence ATGACGACGACCTCGCACGATGACCGCGGCCGTGTCCCGGCGGGGGTGACCCCCGACGTGGTGCTGGGCGGGCTCCCGGACGACCTGACCCGCGGTGTGCCGTGGGAGTCCCTCACGCGCTGGCCGCTGCCCGCCGAGGCGGGGCGCGCCGCCCACGACGCCGCGGACGTGCTGCTCCTCGACACCCTCGCCGGATGGCTGGCGTGCGGCCACGCGGCCGGCCCCGTGGTGGTCCTCGAGGACCGGCACGGCGCCCTCACCCTCCCCCTGCTCGCGGCCGGGCACGACGTCCGCCTGGCCCAGGACGACGCGTCCGCCGAGCGCTCGGTGCGGGCGAACCTGGAGCGCTGGCGCGCGGAGGGCCTGCTGCGGGACTCCGCCGGGTCCCTGACGCACGCGGAGCTCGACGATCGGCTCGTCCGCGGCGCCCGGACCGTGCTGCTCCCCCTGCCCCGCTCCCTCGACGAGCTGGACCGGATCGCCCGGATCCTGGCGCGCGGCGCGGACCCCTCCGTCGTCGTGCTGGCCGGGGGCCGGGACAAGCACATGAGCCCGCGGATGAACGCCGTGCTGGCGGCGTCCTTCCAGGACGTCGTCGCGAACCGGGGCCGCCGCAAGGCGCGCGTGCTCACGGCCCGCGCGCCCCGCGCGGGCGTGGCGCCCCGGCCCCATGACGAGACCACGGCGGCCCTGCCGGGGATCGGCCCCGTGCGCCTCGTGGCCGAGGCCGGCACGTTCGGCGGGGCGCACGCCGACCCCGGCTCCCGCCTGCTCCTCGAGGCGCTGGCGGAGGACCCGCGCCCCCCGGCCCGCGCCGTGGACCTGGGCTGCGGCAACGGCCTGATCGCGGTCGGCGCGGCCCGCCTGTGGCCCCACGCCCGGATCACCGCGACGGACCAGTCCGCCGTCGCGGTCGCCTCGACGCGGGCGACGGCCGAGGCCAACGGCCTGGCCGAGCGGATCGAGGCCGTCCGGGACGACGCGCTCGCCTCGTGGGCGGACGCCTCCGAGGAGCGGATCCTGCTGAACCCCCCGTTCCACGACGGCAACGCGGTGGACCCCACGGTCGCACACCGCCTCTTCGAGGCCGCCGCGCGCGTCCTGGCTCCGGAGGGGGAGCTGTGGTGCGTGTGGAACTCGCACCTGCACCACCGCGGGATCCTGCAGTCCGTCGTCGGGCCCACCCGGCAGGTCGCGCGGAACCGCACGTTCACGGTGACGGCCTCCACGCGGCGCGGCTGA
- a CDS encoding GNAT family N-acetyltransferase: MPQPTDTTAPRESSGPTAPPDPAGALAEHGLELRPVPSPWEAGLADPEAPFDLARRWDDAPAVRRHTAVLQRTFHEVGDPELRLADRFIGVEQGDRRRLVGVYPVGADPDAVDPVGTLVDFTKDLNVGAGRLLPAWCISEVTVSPTHRRRGILRAMMSDSLRRAREAGVPIAALTATEATIYRRFGFGVSTYYRSVWLDVTRGIQLRGGRPEGGFRFIEPTTSGELIEGLWRRAFEGQLGSVERIRFHAAKETDRDPRVDEGRPQGLRGVVFSGPDGTDRGVAVYRVTGETSELVADEPVTATVVALWAADAEAYRALLEFLGNLDLVVRLRLPSVPNDRMLEFLVRDESRIYTRGVHHHLWHRILDVAACFEARPYLHDGAVTVTVEDDLGHAAGTWEISAADGRGRVRPADEDQAELTLDVAELGSVLLGGVQAEVMREAGILREHRPGAATDLDTLLRQPRLPFALTGF, from the coding sequence ATGCCGCAGCCCACTGACACCACCGCCCCTCGAGAGTCCTCCGGCCCCACGGCGCCGCCCGATCCGGCCGGCGCGCTGGCCGAGCACGGGCTCGAGCTGCGCCCGGTGCCCTCCCCGTGGGAGGCCGGGCTGGCGGACCCCGAGGCGCCGTTCGACCTTGCGCGCCGCTGGGACGACGCCCCCGCCGTCCGCCGGCACACGGCCGTCCTGCAGCGCACCTTCCACGAGGTCGGCGACCCGGAGCTGCGCCTGGCCGACCGCTTCATCGGCGTCGAGCAGGGCGACCGCCGCCGGCTGGTGGGCGTCTACCCTGTGGGCGCCGACCCGGACGCCGTCGACCCGGTGGGCACTCTCGTGGACTTCACGAAGGACCTGAATGTGGGCGCCGGGCGCCTCCTGCCGGCCTGGTGCATCTCCGAGGTGACCGTCTCGCCCACGCACAGGCGCCGCGGGATCCTGCGCGCCATGATGTCGGACTCGCTGCGCCGTGCCCGTGAGGCGGGCGTGCCGATCGCCGCGCTCACCGCCACCGAGGCCACCATCTACCGCCGCTTCGGCTTCGGCGTCTCCACGTACTACCGCTCCGTGTGGCTCGACGTCACCCGGGGGATCCAGCTGCGCGGCGGCCGCCCCGAGGGCGGCTTCCGGTTCATCGAGCCCACCACGTCGGGCGAGCTGATCGAGGGCCTGTGGCGTCGGGCCTTCGAGGGACAGCTCGGCTCGGTCGAGCGCATCCGCTTCCACGCGGCCAAGGAGACGGACCGGGACCCGCGCGTGGACGAGGGCCGGCCGCAGGGGCTGCGCGGCGTCGTGTTCTCCGGCCCCGACGGCACGGACCGCGGCGTGGCCGTCTACCGGGTGACGGGGGAGACCTCCGAGCTCGTGGCGGACGAGCCCGTGACCGCCACCGTGGTGGCCCTGTGGGCCGCCGACGCCGAGGCCTACCGGGCCCTGCTGGAGTTCCTCGGCAACCTCGACCTCGTGGTGCGGCTGCGCCTGCCCTCGGTCCCCAACGACCGCATGCTCGAGTTCCTCGTGCGCGACGAGTCCCGGATCTACACCCGCGGCGTCCACCACCACCTGTGGCACCGGATCCTGGACGTCGCCGCGTGCTTCGAGGCCCGTCCCTACCTCCACGACGGCGCCGTGACCGTGACGGTCGAGGACGACCTCGGCCACGCGGCCGGCACGTGGGAGATCTCGGCGGCGGACGGCCGGGGGCGCGTCCGCCCGGCGGACGAGGACCAGGCCGAGCTGACCCTCGACGTGGCGGAGCTGGGCTCCGTGCTCCTGGGCGGGGTGCAGGCCGAGGTCATGCGCGAGGCGGGCATCCTGCGCGAGCACCGCCCCGGCGCGGCCACGGACCTGGACACGCTCCTGCGCCAGCCCCGCCTGCCCTTCGCCCTGACCGGCTTCTGA
- a CDS encoding YigZ family protein, translated as MSVDPAPGLPGPADAARCTVLPAGARRPEGWVRLEQEVRRSRFRAYLGRVADEDEAREMVAELRRRHHDARHVCSAFVLGPRRERMRSSDDGEPAGTAGTPMLEALVQRETRPGHADLTDVCAVVARWFGGVKLGAGGLVRAYSDAVSAALATAPLLSRERMALGTIAAPHADAGRWENDLRAAGVHVTATDYAADAAWLHVAVADSPAAWADLEQSLAGITAGSGRVERVGEDWVDHDDDLAR; from the coding sequence ATGTCTGTCGACCCCGCCCCGGGCCTGCCCGGGCCCGCCGACGCCGCGCGGTGCACCGTGCTCCCCGCCGGCGCACGGCGCCCCGAGGGCTGGGTCCGCCTCGAGCAGGAGGTGCGGCGCAGCCGCTTCCGCGCCTACCTGGGACGCGTCGCCGACGAGGACGAGGCCCGCGAGATGGTCGCCGAGCTGCGGCGCCGCCACCACGACGCGCGGCACGTGTGCAGCGCCTTCGTCCTGGGCCCGCGCCGGGAGCGCATGCGCTCCTCCGACGACGGCGAGCCGGCCGGCACCGCGGGCACCCCCATGCTGGAGGCCCTCGTGCAGCGGGAGACCCGCCCCGGCCACGCCGACCTCACGGACGTCTGCGCCGTCGTCGCGCGCTGGTTCGGGGGCGTGAAGCTCGGGGCGGGCGGCCTGGTGCGCGCATACTCGGACGCCGTCTCCGCCGCCCTGGCCACGGCGCCGCTGCTCTCCCGGGAGCGCATGGCGCTCGGAACGATCGCCGCGCCCCATGCCGACGCGGGGCGCTGGGAGAACGACCTGCGTGCCGCCGGGGTGCACGTCACGGCGACCGACTACGCCGCCGACGCCGCGTGGCTGCACGTCGCGGTGGCGGACTCCCCCGCCGCGTGGGCGGATCTCGAGCAGAGCCTCGCGGGGATCACCGCGGGCAGCGGACGCGTGGAGCGCGTCGGAGAGGACTGGGTGGACCATGACGACGACCTCGCACGATGA
- the polA gene encoding DNA polymerase I, which yields MGETAAAETGTSETRPRLLVLDGHSMAFRAFYALPAENFATDTGQHTNAVYGFTAMLLTMIRQQAPTHVAVAFDLSGPTFRSAEYAEYKAGRSETPAEFAGQIELTVKVMEALGIPTLTVEDYEADDIVATLSARAEAAGWDAVVVSGDRDAFQLISEHTTVLYPKKGVSDIPPMDADAVMAKYGVSPAQYPDLAALVGESADNLPGVPGVGPGFAAKWINAYGGLEGVLENADSITGKKGEALRAHLEDVRRNRRLNALVRDLDLPVDLEAMALTMPDHDTVSELFDALQFNRIRDRVFEVFSERLGADAPAAEVEEAPEHVVATTAADLGGFLAAHAGALLGVHVVVDGPDMLPKRKVPVPGTHGTPVGVAFAADDAALYVDLDAEGPDAELMAAVRDALEDAGTAKAVHDLKRTVKALAAPTRPAGLGEGAVIGGVEDDVLLSAYLIQPDRRDVDLASLAEAHLRTPLAAPATGQPASAQGELDLDGGAAAAERAQRATDAVRAAWVVRRLSAEFTPQVLERGAQRLLQEMEIPLARLLARMELAGIAVDRDHLEALRADFAERADAAKESAWASVAEETGGMEVNLGSPKQLQEVLFERLNMPRTRKTKTGFSTDVDSLQDLLEQTQHPFLENLMAHRDVTKLRQTVEGLLETVAPDGRIHTTYSQTAAATGRLSSLHPNLQNIPVRTEAGRRIREAFTAGEVDGTEAVLLSADYSQIEMRIMAHLSEDAGLIEAFNMGEDLHSFVGSQVFGVDPHEVSAEQRSKVKAMSYGLAYGLSSFGLSKQLKISVDEARGLMKGYFDRFGGVRDYLRDVVAQARQDGFTSTIEGRRRYLPDLNSDNRQLRDMAERAALNAPIQGSAADIIKRAMLDVQAGLEEQRLRSRLLLQVHDELILEVPRDELAAATALLKERMGRAADLSVPLDVHVGEGRTWHAAAH from the coding sequence ATGGGTGAGACCGCCGCGGCCGAGACCGGCACCTCCGAGACCCGGCCGCGCCTGCTGGTGCTGGACGGCCATTCGATGGCGTTCCGCGCCTTCTACGCGCTGCCGGCCGAGAACTTCGCGACCGACACCGGTCAGCACACCAACGCGGTCTACGGCTTCACGGCGATGCTGCTGACGATGATCCGCCAGCAGGCGCCCACCCACGTGGCGGTCGCCTTCGACCTCTCCGGGCCCACGTTCCGCTCCGCCGAGTACGCGGAGTACAAGGCGGGCCGCTCGGAGACCCCCGCCGAGTTCGCGGGGCAGATCGAGCTGACCGTGAAGGTCATGGAGGCCCTCGGCATCCCCACCCTCACGGTGGAGGACTACGAGGCGGACGACATCGTGGCCACGCTCTCCGCCCGCGCCGAGGCCGCGGGGTGGGACGCCGTCGTCGTGTCCGGGGACCGGGACGCGTTCCAGCTCATCTCCGAGCACACCACGGTCCTGTACCCGAAGAAGGGCGTCTCTGACATCCCGCCGATGGACGCGGACGCCGTCATGGCCAAGTACGGCGTGAGCCCCGCCCAGTACCCGGACCTCGCCGCGCTCGTGGGGGAGTCCGCGGACAACCTGCCGGGCGTGCCCGGCGTCGGCCCCGGCTTCGCGGCCAAGTGGATCAACGCCTACGGCGGGCTCGAGGGCGTGCTGGAGAACGCGGACAGCATCACCGGCAAGAAGGGCGAGGCCCTGCGCGCCCACCTCGAGGACGTGCGGCGCAACCGCCGGCTCAACGCCCTCGTGCGGGACCTCGACCTGCCCGTCGACCTCGAGGCCATGGCGCTGACGATGCCGGACCACGACACCGTGTCCGAGCTCTTCGACGCCCTCCAGTTCAACCGCATCCGCGACCGCGTCTTCGAGGTGTTCTCCGAGCGCCTCGGCGCGGACGCCCCCGCCGCCGAGGTCGAGGAGGCCCCCGAGCACGTGGTCGCGACGACGGCCGCGGACCTGGGCGGGTTCCTCGCCGCCCACGCCGGCGCGCTGCTCGGGGTGCACGTCGTCGTGGACGGCCCGGACATGCTGCCGAAGCGCAAGGTGCCCGTGCCGGGCACCCACGGCACCCCCGTCGGGGTGGCGTTCGCCGCCGACGACGCCGCGCTCTACGTGGACCTCGACGCCGAGGGGCCGGACGCGGAGCTCATGGCGGCCGTGCGCGACGCGCTCGAGGACGCCGGCACCGCCAAGGCCGTGCACGACCTCAAGCGCACCGTGAAGGCGCTGGCCGCCCCGACCCGGCCGGCCGGCCTGGGGGAGGGAGCCGTGATCGGCGGGGTCGAGGACGACGTGCTCCTCTCGGCCTACCTGATCCAGCCCGACCGCCGGGACGTGGACCTGGCCTCGCTCGCCGAGGCGCACCTGCGCACTCCGCTCGCCGCGCCGGCCACGGGGCAACCCGCCTCCGCCCAGGGCGAGCTCGACCTCGACGGCGGAGCCGCCGCGGCCGAGCGCGCGCAGCGGGCCACAGACGCCGTCCGCGCCGCGTGGGTGGTCCGCCGCCTCTCCGCCGAGTTCACCCCCCAGGTGCTCGAACGCGGCGCCCAGCGGCTGCTCCAGGAGATGGAGATCCCGCTCGCGCGCCTGCTCGCGCGCATGGAGCTGGCCGGGATCGCCGTGGACCGCGACCACCTCGAGGCGCTGCGCGCCGACTTCGCCGAGCGCGCGGACGCCGCGAAGGAGTCCGCGTGGGCCTCGGTGGCGGAGGAGACCGGGGGCATGGAGGTCAACCTCGGCTCCCCGAAGCAGCTGCAGGAGGTCCTCTTCGAGCGCCTCAACATGCCGCGCACCCGCAAGACGAAGACCGGCTTCTCCACGGACGTGGACTCGCTGCAGGACCTGCTCGAGCAGACGCAGCACCCCTTCCTGGAGAACCTCATGGCGCACCGCGACGTCACGAAGCTCCGCCAGACCGTGGAGGGCCTGCTGGAGACCGTGGCGCCGGACGGGCGCATCCACACCACCTACTCGCAGACCGCCGCGGCCACGGGCCGCCTCTCCTCCCTGCACCCCAACCTGCAGAACATCCCTGTGCGCACCGAGGCCGGCCGACGCATCCGCGAGGCCTTCACGGCGGGCGAGGTGGACGGCACGGAGGCCGTGCTGCTCTCGGCGGACTACTCGCAGATCGAGATGCGCATCATGGCCCACCTCTCCGAGGACGCCGGCCTCATCGAGGCGTTCAACATGGGGGAGGACCTGCACAGCTTCGTCGGCTCGCAGGTGTTCGGCGTGGACCCGCACGAGGTGAGCGCGGAGCAGCGCTCCAAGGTCAAGGCGATGAGCTACGGGCTCGCGTACGGACTGAGCTCGTTCGGCCTGTCCAAGCAGCTGAAGATCTCGGTGGACGAGGCCCGCGGCCTGATGAAGGGCTACTTCGACCGCTTCGGCGGGGTGCGGGACTACCTGCGCGACGTCGTCGCCCAGGCCCGGCAGGACGGCTTCACCTCCACCATCGAGGGGCGGCGCCGCTACCTGCCGGACCTGAACTCGGACAACCGCCAGCTGCGGGACATGGCCGAGCGCGCCGCCCTCAACGCCCCGATCCAGGGCTCGGCGGCGGACATCATCAAGCGGGCCATGCTGGACGTGCAGGCCGGCCTCGAGGAGCAGCGCCTGCGCTCCCGCCTCCTGCTCCAGGTCCACGACGAGCTCATCCTCGAGGTCCCGCGCGACGAGCTCGCGGCCGCCACGGCCCTGCTCAAGGAGCGCATGGGGCGGGCCGCGGACCTCTCCGTGCCGCTGGACGTCCACGTCGGCGAAGGAAGGACCTGGCATGCCGCAGCCCACTGA
- a CDS encoding GNAT family N-acetyltransferase: MPPHHAHDDSLAAHGLQLVVAPGRAGDPAFERHTLAVERGFYEEPPAGEALAQLLEAGEADGRRMVDAYAAGDDPAASRPVATFEDFPSELTVSPGVTVPAWLISAVTVDPGFRRRGILRALMGRSLADAAAAGMPVAALTASEAAIYGRFGFGAATRWRRTHLDVRGEVRQRGDAPAGRVTREEPREIGPLADELYQRARRATPGATQRPAMTAIRWEDRSRFKNDGKGTGLYAAVHRDAAGRAQGIALYRFKGWDVEPPTVTMELFIALTPEARRGLLAHLTSLDLVERVEWERAPEAGWVEALLEDERRMRTQRDGDDLYLRILDVPAALGARDDLGEGEVVLTVADPLGHADGTWRLAVQEGAASVAAAEPAEADLVLDVADLSAVWLGGHGAAGGAAARVASGLVEERVPGAADRLDAILRPTAPVRSLVGF; this comes from the coding sequence ATGCCCCCGCACCACGCCCACGACGACAGCCTCGCCGCGCACGGCCTGCAGCTGGTGGTGGCCCCGGGACGCGCCGGCGACCCTGCGTTCGAGCGGCACACCCTGGCCGTCGAGCGGGGGTTCTACGAGGAGCCGCCCGCGGGCGAGGCGCTCGCGCAGCTGCTCGAGGCGGGGGAGGCGGACGGCCGGCGCATGGTCGACGCGTACGCCGCCGGAGACGACCCGGCCGCGTCCCGCCCCGTCGCCACGTTCGAGGACTTCCCGTCCGAGCTGACCGTCTCGCCCGGCGTCACCGTCCCCGCCTGGCTCATCAGCGCCGTGACCGTGGACCCGGGGTTCCGCCGCCGGGGGATCCTCCGGGCGCTCATGGGCCGCAGCCTCGCGGACGCGGCGGCGGCCGGGATGCCCGTCGCGGCCCTCACCGCCTCCGAGGCCGCGATCTACGGACGCTTCGGGTTCGGCGCCGCGACCCGCTGGCGCCGCACGCACCTCGACGTCCGCGGCGAGGTGCGGCAGCGCGGCGACGCGCCGGCGGGACGGGTCACGCGGGAGGAACCGCGCGAGATCGGCCCCCTCGCCGACGAGCTCTACCAGAGGGCCCGCCGCGCGACCCCCGGCGCCACTCAGCGACCGGCCATGACCGCGATCCGCTGGGAGGACCGCAGCCGGTTCAAGAACGACGGCAAGGGCACCGGCCTCTACGCCGCCGTGCATCGGGACGCGGCGGGGCGGGCGCAGGGGATCGCGCTGTACCGTTTCAAGGGCTGGGACGTCGAGCCCCCCACGGTGACGATGGAGCTCTTCATCGCCCTCACCCCTGAGGCCCGCCGCGGCCTGCTCGCGCACCTCACGAGCCTCGACCTCGTCGAGCGGGTCGAGTGGGAGCGGGCCCCCGAGGCCGGATGGGTCGAGGCCCTCCTCGAGGACGAGCGCCGCATGCGCACCCAGCGCGACGGCGACGACCTCTACCTGCGGATCCTCGACGTGCCCGCCGCCCTCGGCGCCCGTGACGACCTGGGCGAGGGCGAGGTCGTCCTGACGGTGGCGGACCCGCTCGGCCACGCCGACGGAACGTGGCGGCTCGCGGTGCAGGAGGGCGCCGCGAGCGTGGCCGCGGCCGAGCCGGCGGAGGCCGATCTCGTGCTCGACGTGGCCGACCTGTCCGCGGTGTGGCTGGGCGGGCACGGGGCGGCGGGCGGGGCCGCGGCCCGCGTGGCGAGCGGCCTGGTGGAGGAGCGGGTGCCCGGCGCGGCGGACCGCCTGGACGCGATCCTGCGGCCCACGGCGCCCGTGCGGTCCCTGGTGGGTTTCTGA